The Natronomonas salsuginis genome includes a region encoding these proteins:
- a CDS encoding helix-hairpin-helix domain-containing protein, protein MEIEELESIPGVGAKTAERLAELDDPAGALADGDVAQLARAPGISEGRAARIARAAIRHRHGDSDGFLATDRAEELYEAVLGLLKDRAVTEYGRKRLETLYPSASKARIDEVRAFAEDAVEREPTPALLEALTGVKPLEAPREVRVRDRCLATSDAEMYAEAQSAVPELSVELIEDARDVSDLARGYSTVVVLDEAFAGIDLDGDVDVRVRPDAMDDPGSIVPERTIAFFAHNRARLRAAVAVNDAATDLGAGMECEPSAADIGGFDEGMERLEAGLSRLDDDGNVADDDRLRELETAIDDIDATVSMAENVANDRLRTAIEERDVTIEGADLLSLVERGAGVDSLLERELKSEFAAAIEAARAHLVDALGIDDYEQLARQAFEEEPTFPVEHDDRVIDRLREELIADRDRRATRLKREVADVLGTLREPAEALVEAALELDVELAVSRFARDFDCSFPTFEGDGIAIDGGRSPLLDVEFGAVEPVDYAVDGVSLLSGVNSGGKTSTLDLLGTVVIVAQMGLPVPAESVQLRRFEALHYQAKTQGTLDAGAFESTLREFGDLVDGQGERLVLVDELESITEPGASAVIIAGILEALAEGDSTAVFVSHLAGEILEATGTNAEVTVDGIEAVGLVDGELRVNRSPVKDHLARSTPELIVEKLAEAEGGAFYADLLEKFDSDSN, encoded by the coding sequence ATGGAGATCGAGGAGCTGGAGTCGATCCCGGGCGTTGGGGCGAAGACAGCCGAGCGGCTGGCCGAACTCGACGATCCGGCGGGCGCGCTGGCCGACGGCGACGTGGCGCAACTCGCGCGGGCACCGGGGATCAGCGAGGGACGGGCGGCGCGGATCGCGCGGGCGGCGATCCGGCATCGGCACGGGGACAGCGATGGATTTCTCGCGACCGATCGCGCCGAGGAGCTGTACGAAGCCGTGCTCGGGTTGCTCAAAGATCGGGCGGTGACCGAGTACGGCCGCAAGCGGCTGGAGACACTGTATCCAAGCGCCTCGAAGGCACGGATCGACGAGGTCCGAGCGTTCGCGGAGGACGCGGTCGAACGGGAACCGACACCGGCGCTTTTGGAGGCGTTGACCGGCGTCAAGCCGCTCGAAGCGCCGCGGGAAGTGCGCGTCAGGGATCGGTGCCTGGCCACGAGCGACGCGGAGATGTACGCCGAGGCGCAGTCTGCGGTTCCGGAGCTGAGCGTCGAGCTGATCGAGGACGCGCGCGACGTCTCGGATCTCGCCCGGGGATACTCCACGGTCGTCGTCTTGGACGAGGCGTTCGCCGGGATCGACCTCGACGGCGACGTCGACGTTCGAGTGCGGCCGGACGCGATGGACGATCCGGGGTCGATCGTCCCCGAGCGGACGATCGCGTTTTTCGCGCACAACAGGGCGCGGCTTCGGGCGGCGGTGGCAGTCAACGACGCGGCAACCGATCTCGGAGCGGGGATGGAGTGCGAGCCGTCGGCCGCCGACATCGGCGGGTTCGACGAGGGGATGGAACGGCTCGAAGCGGGGCTGTCGCGGCTCGACGACGATGGGAACGTCGCTGACGACGACCGACTTCGCGAGCTCGAAACGGCGATCGACGACATCGACGCGACCGTCTCGATGGCCGAAAACGTCGCCAACGACAGGCTCCGGACGGCGATAGAAGAGCGGGACGTGACGATCGAGGGGGCCGACCTCCTGTCGCTCGTCGAACGGGGTGCTGGGGTCGATTCGTTGCTGGAACGGGAGCTCAAAAGCGAGTTCGCGGCCGCGATCGAGGCGGCGCGCGCGCATCTCGTGGACGCACTCGGGATCGACGACTACGAGCAACTGGCTCGACAGGCGTTCGAGGAGGAACCGACGTTTCCGGTCGAACACGACGACCGGGTGATAGACCGGTTGCGCGAGGAGTTGATCGCCGACCGGGATCGGCGGGCGACGCGGCTGAAGCGCGAGGTGGCCGATGTGCTGGGCACGCTGCGCGAGCCGGCCGAGGCGCTCGTCGAGGCCGCGCTGGAACTCGACGTCGAACTCGCAGTGTCGCGGTTCGCGCGGGATTTCGACTGTTCGTTTCCGACGTTCGAGGGCGACGGTATCGCGATCGATGGCGGGCGTTCGCCCCTCCTCGACGTCGAGTTCGGGGCGGTCGAGCCGGTCGACTACGCGGTCGACGGCGTCTCGCTGTTGTCGGGGGTCAACAGCGGCGGCAAGACGTCGACGCTCGATCTGCTCGGCACGGTCGTCATCGTCGCGCAGATGGGACTGCCAGTACCCGCCGAGTCGGTCCAACTGCGACGGTTCGAAGCGTTGCACTACCAGGCGAAGACGCAAGGGACGCTGGATGCGGGAGCGTTCGAGTCGACGCTGCGCGAGTTCGGCGATCTCGTCGACGGACAGGGGGAGCGGTTGGTGTTGGTCGACGAACTGGAGTCGATCACGGAACCCGGCGCGAGCGCCGTCATCATCGCCGGGATTCTCGAAGCGCTGGCCGAGGGAGACTCGACGGCGGTGTTCGTCTCCCATCTGGCCGGCGAGATCCTCGAAGCCACCGGGACGAACGCCGAGGTGACCGTCGACGGAATCGAGGCGGTCGGGCTGGTGGACGGAGAGTTGCGGGTGAACCGATCGCCGGTGAAGGATCACCTCGCTCGATCGACGCCGGAACTCATCGTCGAGAAGTTGGCCGAAGCGGAGGGCGGTGCGTTCTACGCGGATCTCTTGGAGAAGTTCGATTCCGATTCGAACTGA
- the polC gene encoding DNA polymerase II large subunit, with protein MRPDDERYFGKLEAGLEDALTVAREARQRGGDPTDDVEIPIAKDMADRVENILGIDGVAKRVREMEDDPDLSREEAALELATDFAEGSVGDYDTRAGKIEGAVRTAVALLTEGVVAAPIEGIDRVELLENDDGTEFVNIYYAGPIRSAGGTAQALSVLVADYTRTLLGVEKYRARTDEIERYAEELSLYDNETGLQYAPKDKEAKFIAKHLPVMLDGEATGDEEVSGFRDLERVDTNNARGGMCLVLGEGIAQKAPKIQRYTSQLDEVDWPWLQDLIDGTYGEGEADAPTDRDGDADGDETVADAVEDDEDDGSDDTDGPIRPEPATKFLRDLIAGRPVFGHPSEAGGFRLRYGRSRNHGFATAGVHPATMHLVDDFLATGTQIKTERPGKAGGVIPVDSIEGPTVRLANGDVRRIDDPAEALEIRNGVEAILDLGEYLVNFGEFVENNHPLSPAGYAPEWWKRDMEAAGADVQALEDAPRVNLEHPDAEQALRWTEEFDAPLHPEYTYLWHDIDVDRFEALAVAVSDGNWAEADGSALDAPRSDADRTLVVPNTDPVREALEVLLVEHRQGDETLTIPDAVPFVRSLGLTDGLERAWTELSAAARAWDDGNSAIKAVNEVAPFEIRERAPTRIGCRMGRPEKSEKRDLSPAVHTLFPIGETGGPQRNVADAAKHADTMQDTPGEFEAQVGRRRCPECSGSTFRARCPECNAVTEPHYLCHNCDIDIEPDESGRAVCPNCEREADAIQRTTIDVNAEYRSALASVGERENAFDVLKGVQGLASKHKVPEPIEKGILRAKNGVSSFKDGTVRYDMTDLPVTSVGAAELDVSVGQLKSLGYETDIHGQPLTHEEQLVELRVQDVVLSDGAAEHMLRTADFVDDLLEQYYGLDRYYDLDDRDDLVGELVFGMAPHTSAAVVGRVIGFTSAAVGYAHPYFHAAKRRNCFHPETKLWYEDDDGWHHRRIETLVESRLEDPESDDFGTLIQELDGEVSVPSLTEDGELVQKSVAAVSKHAAPEHMVRVETRSGREITITPDHEMQVYDTSTGTVVGKHASELSEEDHLVTPRHLDVIDSKPATFDLLEEFLQLDSVPTDRLMIERMSKAELYDIFEEVLSNDWDGRFYPLKSTAEYLGMTKKSLSNYLYRERIPVTLLLEIFDDVSDLLGTLPETVSLGLRGDSTSIDRTVELDEGVATLLGYYAAEGFTREQETAKGTIQQTTICGTEAQAREFYLESLESAFGVEPYVENDAKITASGRLLRTFFDDVLNAGTGAANKRIPECILQGDSDLLSAYLSGYFSGDGSVEDGRLVINATTVSQELKEDLLGALTRLGIKARVDARTPIQLKNNFPEYYDEDDESRSAVHYVLTISSADTVKFYNDVGFHLTRKQIALSTQVENIPARSRRVFDGGSDDVLVESIDTVEYEQADLDAVYCLTVTETNALIANDVGTKQCDGDEDCVMLLMDGILNFSKTFLPDQRGGKMDAPLVMSSRIDPAEIDDEAHNMDIVSEYPREFYEATRRMADPGEVEELIKLGEDTLGTDEQYRGFEHTHDTTNIAAGPDLSAYKTLGDMMEKMNAQLELSRKLRSVDETDVAERVIEYHFLPDIIGNLRAFSRQETRCLDCGEKFRRVPLTGDCRECGGRVNLTVHEGSVKKYIDTAIQVAEEYGCREYTKQRLQILDRAVESVFEDDTNKQSGIADFM; from the coding sequence ATGCGCCCCGACGACGAGCGGTACTTCGGGAAGTTGGAAGCCGGACTGGAGGACGCCCTAACGGTCGCTCGCGAGGCACGCCAGCGCGGCGGTGATCCCACCGACGACGTCGAGATCCCGATCGCGAAGGACATGGCGGACCGCGTCGAGAACATCCTCGGCATCGACGGCGTCGCGAAGCGGGTCCGCGAGATGGAGGACGATCCCGACCTCTCGCGGGAGGAGGCCGCGCTCGAACTCGCGACGGACTTCGCGGAGGGATCCGTCGGCGATTACGATACCCGCGCCGGGAAGATCGAAGGCGCGGTCCGGACCGCCGTCGCGCTGCTCACCGAGGGGGTCGTCGCCGCGCCGATCGAGGGGATCGACCGCGTCGAACTGCTCGAGAACGACGACGGGACCGAGTTCGTCAACATCTACTACGCCGGCCCGATCCGATCGGCCGGGGGGACCGCGCAGGCGCTGTCGGTGCTCGTCGCCGACTACACCCGAACCCTCTTGGGCGTCGAGAAGTACAGGGCCCGGACTGACGAGATCGAGCGCTACGCCGAGGAGCTGTCGCTGTACGACAACGAGACGGGACTGCAGTACGCGCCGAAGGACAAGGAGGCGAAGTTCATCGCGAAGCACCTCCCCGTCATGCTCGACGGCGAGGCGACGGGCGACGAGGAGGTCTCAGGGTTTCGGGACCTAGAGCGTGTCGACACCAACAACGCCCGCGGCGGCATGTGTCTCGTCCTCGGGGAGGGGATCGCCCAGAAAGCGCCGAAGATCCAGCGGTACACCTCCCAGCTCGACGAGGTCGATTGGCCGTGGCTACAGGACCTCATCGACGGGACGTACGGCGAGGGGGAGGCCGACGCGCCGACGGACCGGGACGGCGACGCTGACGGCGACGAAACGGTAGCTGACGCGGTCGAGGACGACGAAGACGATGGGAGCGACGATACCGACGGCCCGATCCGACCCGAGCCGGCGACGAAGTTCCTCAGAGACCTCATCGCCGGGCGACCGGTGTTCGGCCACCCCTCCGAAGCGGGGGGCTTTCGGCTCCGATACGGCCGATCGCGCAACCACGGCTTCGCGACGGCCGGCGTCCATCCGGCGACGATGCACCTCGTCGACGACTTTCTCGCGACCGGCACACAGATCAAGACCGAACGCCCCGGAAAGGCGGGCGGCGTCATCCCGGTCGACTCCATCGAGGGGCCGACGGTTCGGCTCGCCAACGGCGACGTTCGCCGGATCGACGACCCCGCCGAGGCGCTGGAGATCAGAAACGGCGTCGAGGCGATCCTCGATCTGGGCGAGTACCTCGTGAACTTCGGCGAGTTCGTCGAGAACAACCACCCGCTGTCCCCGGCAGGGTACGCGCCGGAGTGGTGGAAGCGGGACATGGAGGCCGCCGGCGCGGACGTGCAGGCGCTGGAGGACGCCCCGCGCGTGAACCTCGAACACCCCGACGCGGAGCAGGCGCTTCGGTGGACCGAGGAGTTCGACGCGCCGCTGCACCCCGAATACACCTACCTGTGGCACGACATCGACGTCGATCGGTTCGAAGCGCTCGCGGTGGCCGTAAGCGACGGGAACTGGGCCGAGGCCGACGGGTCGGCGCTGGACGCGCCACGATCGGACGCCGATCGAACGCTCGTCGTGCCGAACACCGACCCGGTTCGGGAAGCGCTGGAGGTGCTCCTCGTCGAACACCGACAGGGCGACGAGACGCTGACAATCCCCGACGCGGTCCCGTTCGTGAGATCGCTCGGCCTGACGGACGGCCTCGAACGGGCGTGGACGGAGCTGTCGGCAGCGGCGCGGGCGTGGGACGACGGCAACAGCGCGATCAAGGCGGTCAACGAGGTCGCCCCGTTCGAGATCAGAGAACGCGCACCGACCCGGATCGGCTGTCGGATGGGGCGACCCGAGAAGTCCGAAAAGCGCGATCTCTCGCCGGCGGTTCACACGCTGTTTCCGATCGGCGAGACGGGCGGCCCACAGCGCAACGTCGCCGACGCGGCCAAACACGCCGACACGATGCAGGACACCCCCGGCGAGTTCGAAGCGCAGGTCGGCCGCCGCCGGTGTCCCGAGTGTTCGGGTTCGACGTTCCGCGCGCGCTGTCCGGAGTGCAACGCCGTCACCGAGCCACACTACCTCTGTCACAACTGCGACATCGACATCGAACCGGACGAGTCCGGACGTGCGGTCTGTCCGAACTGCGAGCGCGAGGCCGACGCCATCCAGCGGACGACGATCGACGTGAACGCGGAGTACCGATCCGCGCTCGCGAGTGTCGGCGAGCGCGAGAACGCCTTCGACGTGCTGAAAGGCGTCCAGGGGCTCGCCTCGAAGCACAAGGTTCCCGAGCCGATCGAGAAGGGGATCCTGCGGGCGAAAAACGGGGTCTCGTCGTTCAAGGACGGCACCGTCCGCTACGACATGACGGACCTGCCGGTCACGTCGGTCGGGGCCGCCGAGTTGGACGTGTCTGTCGGCCAGCTCAAGTCGCTGGGCTACGAGACGGATATTCACGGTCAGCCGCTGACCCACGAGGAGCAGCTGGTCGAGTTGCGGGTGCAGGACGTGGTGCTCTCCGATGGGGCCGCCGAACACATGCTCCGCACGGCGGACTTCGTCGACGATCTCTTAGAGCAGTACTACGGACTCGATCGGTACTACGACCTCGACGACCGCGACGACCTGGTCGGCGAGTTGGTCTTCGGGATGGCACCGCACACTTCCGCCGCAGTTGTCGGGAGAGTGATTGGTTTTACGTCGGCCGCCGTCGGATACGCTCATCCGTACTTTCACGCCGCGAAACGTCGGAATTGCTTCCATCCAGAGACGAAACTCTGGTACGAGGACGACGACGGCTGGCATCACCGGCGGATCGAGACGCTGGTCGAATCGCGACTCGAGGATCCCGAATCGGATGATTTCGGGACGCTGATACAGGAATTGGATGGCGAGGTATCGGTTCCCTCACTGACAGAAGATGGCGAGTTAGTTCAAAAATCGGTTGCTGCGGTGTCCAAACACGCGGCCCCGGAACATATGGTCCGAGTAGAGACGCGAAGCGGGCGTGAAATAACCATAACGCCGGATCACGAGATGCAGGTTTACGACACCAGTACGGGAACAGTGGTTGGGAAGCATGCCTCGGAGTTGTCCGAAGAAGATCATTTAGTGACGCCGAGACATCTCGATGTAATCGACTCCAAACCGGCCACCTTCGATTTGTTAGAGGAGTTTCTCCAGCTCGATTCAGTACCGACTGATCGGCTGATGATTGAACGGATGTCGAAGGCAGAGCTCTACGATATATTCGAAGAAGTGCTCAGTAACGACTGGGATGGTCGATTCTATCCGTTGAAAAGCACTGCTGAGTATCTTGGAATGACAAAAAAATCGCTCAGTAACTATCTGTACAGAGAGCGGATCCCGGTCACGTTGTTACTGGAGATCTTCGATGATGTGAGTGATCTTCTGGGAACGCTTCCCGAGACTGTCTCGCTCGGCCTTCGCGGTGATTCAACTTCGATCGATCGGACCGTCGAACTAGACGAAGGAGTTGCAACGCTCTTGGGGTACTATGCCGCCGAAGGGTTTACACGGGAACAAGAAACCGCTAAAGGGACGATTCAGCAGACGACGATATGCGGGACGGAAGCGCAAGCCCGAGAGTTTTATCTCGAATCGCTCGAATCGGCGTTCGGTGTCGAACCGTACGTCGAAAACGACGCGAAGATTACCGCATCCGGTCGACTGCTACGGACCTTCTTCGACGATGTACTTAACGCAGGGACCGGTGCAGCGAATAAGCGAATTCCGGAGTGCATACTTCAAGGAGATAGTGATCTCCTGAGCGCGTATCTCAGTGGATACTTCAGCGGGGACGGCAGCGTTGAAGACGGAAGACTCGTAATTAACGCGACGACAGTCAGTCAAGAATTAAAAGAAGACCTGCTCGGAGCGCTCACGCGGTTGGGGATTAAAGCACGGGTCGATGCGCGAACCCCGATCCAACTTAAAAACAACTTCCCCGAGTACTACGACGAGGATGACGAGAGTAGATCCGCAGTCCATTACGTGTTGACGATCTCTTCAGCGGATACGGTCAAATTTTACAACGACGTTGGATTCCACCTTACTCGGAAGCAGATCGCCCTATCGACACAAGTCGAGAACATCCCGGCTCGTAGCCGACGCGTTTTCGACGGTGGTTCAGACGATGTCCTCGTTGAGAGCATTGATACGGTCGAGTACGAACAGGCAGATCTAGATGCCGTGTACTGTCTTACCGTCACCGAGACCAACGCATTAATCGCGAATGACGTGGGGACAAAGCAGTGCGATGGAGACGAAGATTGCGTGATGCTGCTCATGGACGGGATACTTAACTTTTCCAAGACGTTTCTCCCGGACCAGCGGGGCGGGAAGATGGACGCTCCGCTCGTCATGTCCTCGCGCATCGATCCGGCCGAGATCGACGACGAGGCGCACAACATGGACATCGTCTCCGAGTACCCCCGCGAATTCTACGAGGCGACCCGGCGGATGGCCGACCCGGGCGAGGTCGAAGAGCTGATCAAGCTCGGCGAGGACACACTCGGCACGGACGAGCAGTACCGCGGTTTCGAACACACCCACGACACCACGAACATCGCCGCGGGGCCGGACCTGTCGGCGTACAAGACCCTGGGCGACATGATGGAGAAGATGAACGCCCAGCTGGAGCTGTCGAGAAAGCTGCGGTCCGTCGACGAGACGGACGTGGCCGAGCGGGTGATCGAGTATCACTTCCTACCGGACATCATCGGCAACCTCCGGGCCTTCTCGCGCCAGGAGACGCGCTGTCTCGACTGCGGCGAGAAGTTCCGCCGAGTGCCGTTGACGGGCGACTGCCGGGAGTGCGGCGGCCGGGTGAACCTCACGGTACACGAGGGGTCGGTGAAAAAGTACATCGACACCGCGATTCAGGTCGCCGAGGAGTACGGCTGTCGGGAGTACACGAAACAGCGGCTCCAGATCCTCGACCGCGCCGTCGAGTCGGTGTTCGAGGACGACACCAACAAACAGAGCGGGATCGCGGACTTCATGTAG
- a CDS encoding DUF7556 family protein, with amino-acid sequence MSQNQAAPVTVSDCEVMASVDEDDAGEQLVIAEICRDEAYLTMPTETTVAVDDWR; translated from the coding sequence ATGTCGCAGAACCAAGCGGCTCCGGTGACGGTCTCCGACTGTGAGGTCATGGCATCGGTCGACGAGGACGATGCGGGCGAACAGCTCGTAATCGCCGAGATTTGCCGTGACGAGGCCTATCTCACGATGCCGACGGAGACGACCGTCGCAGTCGACGACTGGCGATAG
- a CDS encoding DNA-directed DNA polymerase II small subunit, whose product MSLEEPARIARELASHGYAADREAITLLAGAEDVAGALALAVEATPDDTLKLTAEDVREALGNRPRARRDPISGSDSSARPADPPASADGSREQDPSVSGGTESERVRDGSASSPVETEGSQADRAGVDTGGSTAARTAAQTADRTVERSLEIGNDMTGYSTGTGEYDDFVATFRDRYDRLAGKLKGRVNHRNATALQASPGGGDAGIVGMVSDIRSTASGHWLIELEDTTGVFPCLVMKDKAIAGLVEELLFDEVIAVDGTLSDDGGILFVDDLYFPDVPRTYEPSTADRHVKAALISDVHVGSQEFMADAWNRFTSWLHTEEAERIEYLLIAGDMVEGVGVYPDQDEELDIVDIFDQYRQFSEYLKEVPGDLEIVMIPGNHDAVRLAEPQPGFDDELRSIMTAHDARIVSNPAMVTIEGVSVLMYHGVSLDEVIAELPEEKANYDEPHKAMYQLLKKRHVAPQFGGHTRLAPEEKDYLVMDEVPDIFHTGHVHKLGWGKYRNVVAVNSGCWQAQTDFQKSVNIDPDAGFAPVVDLDTLDMTVHKFS is encoded by the coding sequence GTGTCACTGGAGGAGCCAGCGCGAATCGCCCGCGAGCTCGCGAGCCACGGCTACGCGGCCGATCGGGAGGCGATCACGCTACTGGCCGGCGCGGAAGACGTCGCCGGAGCGCTGGCGCTCGCCGTCGAGGCGACGCCGGACGACACGTTGAAGCTCACCGCGGAAGACGTTCGCGAAGCGCTCGGAAACCGTCCGCGGGCGCGTCGGGATCCGATCAGCGGGAGCGATTCGAGCGCGAGACCTGCCGATCCCCCCGCGAGTGCCGACGGTTCGCGCGAGCAAGACCCCTCTGTTTCGGGTGGAACTGAGAGCGAACGAGTGCGGGATGGTAGCGCTTCGTCTCCAGTCGAAACGGAGGGGTCTCAAGCGGATCGAGCGGGCGTCGATACCGGCGGCTCGACCGCTGCCCGAACGGCCGCTCAAACGGCCGATCGAACCGTCGAGCGATCGCTCGAGATCGGCAACGACATGACCGGCTACTCGACCGGAACCGGCGAGTACGACGATTTCGTGGCGACGTTTCGGGACCGATACGACCGCCTCGCCGGGAAGCTCAAAGGCCGGGTGAACCACCGAAACGCGACGGCGCTGCAGGCCAGTCCCGGCGGCGGGGACGCGGGGATCGTCGGGATGGTCTCGGACATTCGCTCGACGGCGTCGGGCCACTGGCTGATCGAGTTGGAGGACACGACCGGCGTCTTCCCGTGTCTGGTGATGAAGGACAAGGCGATCGCCGGGCTGGTCGAGGAGCTGTTGTTCGACGAGGTGATCGCCGTCGACGGGACGCTGTCGGACGACGGCGGGATCCTGTTCGTCGATGACCTGTACTTCCCCGACGTCCCGCGGACCTACGAACCCTCGACGGCCGACAGACACGTCAAGGCGGCACTCATAAGCGACGTCCACGTCGGCAGCCAGGAGTTCATGGCTGACGCCTGGAACCGGTTCACCTCGTGGTTGCACACCGAGGAGGCAGAGCGCATCGAGTACCTGCTCATCGCGGGCGACATGGTCGAGGGCGTCGGCGTCTATCCCGATCAGGACGAGGAGCTCGACATCGTCGACATCTTCGATCAGTACCGGCAGTTCTCGGAGTATCTCAAGGAGGTGCCGGGCGATCTCGAGATCGTGATGATCCCCGGCAACCACGACGCCGTCCGTCTGGCCGAACCGCAGCCGGGGTTCGACGACGAGCTGCGATCGATCATGACCGCCCACGACGCCCGGATCGTCTCGAACCCGGCGATGGTCACGATCGAGGGCGTGTCGGTGTTGATGTACCACGGCGTCTCCCTCGACGAGGTGATCGCCGAGCTACCCGAGGAGAAGGCCAACTACGACGAACCGCACAAGGCGATGTACCAGCTCTTAAAAAAGCGCCACGTCGCCCCGCAGTTCGGCGGGCACACGCGACTCGCCCCGGAGGAGAAGGACTATCTCGTCATGGACGAGGTGCCGGACATCTTCCACACCGGCCACGTGCACAAACTCGGCTGGGGGAAATACCGCAACGTCGTCGCCGTCAACTCCGGCTGTTGGCAGGCCCAGACGGATTTCCAAAAGAGCGTCAACATCGATCCCGACGCTGGGTTCGCGCCGGTCGTGGACCTCGACACGCTCGACATGACGGTCCACAAGTTCTCGTGA
- a CDS encoding ribbon-helix-helix domain-containing protein, translated as MPKISVEIPKELLDDLDEHVGDDGKFVNRSDAIRSSIRKTLDLLDEIDARHDRLTEDDE; from the coding sequence ATGCCCAAAATAAGCGTGGAGATCCCGAAGGAACTGCTCGACGACCTGGACGAACACGTCGGCGACGACGGGAAGTTCGTCAACAGAAGCGACGCGATCAGATCGTCGATCCGCAAGACGCTCGACCTGCTCGACGAGATCGACGCTCGGCACGACCGGCTCACAGAGGACGATGAGTAG
- a CDS encoding queuosine precursor transporter, which produces MSSATATRTHPSPQAGAIVLAAIFVASLATAQLTAAKVLAFELPFAVPLAGAELALPGAALAYALTFLASDCYTELYGRRAAQVLVNAAFAMNFLVLALVWSTILAPAAPSSIDPGAFETVLGASTNIVAGSLLAYVVSQNYDVVIFDAIRTWTDGDHLWLRNIVSTGTSQLLDTVIFVGVAFWAVPTLFGIGPQLPGAVVVSLMVGQYLLKLLIAILDTPLVYLITGAVRRSESTSA; this is translated from the coding sequence ATGAGTAGCGCGACCGCCACCCGAACCCATCCGTCCCCACAGGCCGGCGCGATCGTGCTGGCGGCGATCTTTGTCGCCTCGCTCGCGACCGCCCAGTTGACGGCGGCGAAGGTGTTGGCGTTCGAACTCCCCTTTGCGGTCCCGCTCGCCGGCGCCGAGTTGGCCCTGCCGGGCGCGGCGCTCGCGTACGCGCTGACGTTTCTCGCGTCGGACTGCTACACCGAACTCTACGGGAGACGGGCCGCGCAGGTGCTCGTCAACGCCGCCTTCGCGATGAACTTCCTCGTGCTCGCGCTGGTCTGGAGTACGATCCTCGCGCCCGCCGCGCCGTCGAGCATTGACCCCGGCGCGTTCGAGACGGTGCTCGGCGCTTCGACCAACATCGTCGCGGGCAGCCTGCTCGCGTACGTCGTCAGCCAGAACTACGACGTCGTCATCTTCGACGCGATCAGAACGTGGACCGACGGCGATCACCTATGGCTGCGCAACATCGTCTCGACGGGGACGAGCCAGCTGCTCGACACCGTCATCTTCGTCGGCGTCGCCTTCTGGGCCGTCCCGACGCTCTTCGGCATCGGCCCGCAGCTCCCAGGCGCAGTCGTCGTCTCGCTGATGGTCGGGCAGTACCTCCTGAAACTGCTCATCGCGATCCTCGACACGCCGCTCGTCTACCTCATCACGGGCGCGGTTCGACGTTCCGAATCGACGTCGGCTTGA
- a CDS encoding histidine kinase, which translates to MSTQTETATATATETIPGNWKAGVAGGLGGGLVFGMLMTMMMPNILETAIPVMYGIEGPAGGVGWVIHMIHAAILGVVFAALLGGAGFAGASVQRQLGAGIAYGLVLWIVLATFVMPAWVGAMGPMAPPVPDVNPMSAVGHVVYGAILGGVSHALEGL; encoded by the coding sequence ATGTCGACGCAAACCGAAACCGCGACCGCGACCGCGACGGAAACGATCCCCGGAAACTGGAAGGCGGGCGTCGCCGGCGGCTTGGGCGGCGGCCTCGTCTTCGGAATGCTGATGACGATGATGATGCCGAACATCCTGGAGACGGCGATCCCCGTCATGTACGGCATCGAGGGGCCGGCCGGCGGCGTCGGGTGGGTCATCCACATGATCCACGCGGCGATCCTCGGCGTCGTCTTCGCCGCTCTCCTCGGCGGTGCCGGGTTCGCCGGCGCGTCCGTACAGCGACAGCTCGGAGCCGGCATCGCCTACGGGCTCGTCCTGTGGATCGTCCTCGCGACGTTCGTGATGCCGGCGTGGGTCGGCGCGATGGGGCCGATGGCCCCGCCCGTCCCCGACGTCAACCCGATGAGCGCCGTCGGACACGTCGTGTACGGGGCGATCCTCGGGGGCGTCTCCCACGCGCTCGAGGGGCTATGA